Below is a window of Streptomyces sp. NBC_00223 DNA.
TCGTCACCCTCCACCTCGACCTCGGCGTCCGCCTCCGCCGGGACCTACACCGGCGATCTGAAGGTCGTCGCCCTGGCCACGGCCCTGGAGAACCAGGCGGTGGGGGCGTACCGCGCGACCCTCGCGGCGGCCAAGGCCGGCAAGCTCGGCACCGTCCCGCCCGCGGTCGCCACCTTCGTCACCACCGCGATGAGCCAGCACGCCGACCACGCCAAGGCGTGGAACGCCGTACTGGTCGGGGCGGGCAAGCCGGCGATCAGGAACGTACCCCTGTCCAACCAGGCCGCCGTGACCGCCGCCCTCGGCAAGGCGACCACCGTCGGAGCCGTCGCCAAGCTCGCGCTGCAACTGGAGGACCAGGCCGCGCAGACCTATCTCTTCGCGACCTACAACGTCTCCAGCCAGGCCGGAATCGAGACCGCGGCCACCATCGCGCCCGTCGAGGCGATGCACGCGGCGATCCTGCACTTCATCCTCGGCCAGTACCCGGTGCCGGACGACTTCCTGCCGACCGACAAGGCCGCCAGCCCGGCGCTTCTGACGGTCTGACGGATGTGTACGGGTGGCTCGTCCGTTCGCCCCGGGCGGGCCACCCGTCGCGTTCCCGCCCTCGTAGCCCCACCCCCCGCTCTCCCCTTCCGACGAGAGGAACCGACCCGATGACCGACACCCGTCCGCCCGTGAGCCGCAGGCGGCTCGCGGCCATTGCCCTGGCCGGCGGCTTCCTCGCGCTGACCGGCTGC
It encodes the following:
- a CDS encoding ferritin-like domain-containing protein, translating into MSTTHSGWELPISEGQLARLTRDMEEAHRSTLPDMRAGAVDLAEEIRTGRPAAEDRPHDPARRRFLLGAGGLAAAFALAACAGKDENTSAASTKGVGGSSPSTSTSASASAGTYTGDLKVVALATALENQAVGAYRATLAAAKAGKLGTVPPAVATFVTTAMSQHADHAKAWNAVLVGAGKPAIRNVPLSNQAAVTAALGKATTVGAVAKLALQLEDQAAQTYLFATYNVSSQAGIETAATIAPVEAMHAAILHFILGQYPVPDDFLPTDKAASPALLTV